From a region of the Tateyamaria omphalii genome:
- the gyrA gene encoding DNA gyrase subunit A, which produces MMPERPPYDGPSVSIEDEMRTSYLDYAMSVIVSRAIPDLRDGLKPVHRRILYAMHETGNTHDKSYRKSARPVGDVMGKYHPHGDSAIYDALVRMAQDFSMSLPLLDGQGNFGSMDGDNPAAMRYTEVRMDKPAAFVLADIDKDTVDFQDNYDGKDREPTVLPARFPNMLVNGAGGIAVGMATNIPPHNLGEVVDACLALIEDPDLSSEALIDYVPGPDFPTGGIMLGRSGARKAYLEGRGSVIVRSKTRVEEIRKDRYAIVIDEIPYQVNKATMIERIAEAAREKRIEGISHVQDESDRNGVRVVVELKRDATAEVVLNQLFRFTPMQTSFGCNMLALNGGRPEQLTLRRFLTSFLDFREEVVIRRTAFDLRKARDRSHILCGLAVAVSNVDEVVATIRSSADGAEARKKLMERRWPAAEIEGYLRLIDDPLSKMHDDGTYNLTEVQARAILDLRLQRLTQIGVKEVTDELEELAARIKEYLDILGSRERIMGIISDELTEVKDQFAVPRRTEIVDWSGDMEDEDLIEREDMVVTVTSGGYIKRTPLADFRSQKRGGKGVSGMQTKEEDVITTLFVANTHTQLLFFTTDGMVYKLKTWRLPQGGRTSKGKAIINILPIPQGVSIAAIMPVDRDENEWDDLQVVFATSAGTVRRNKLSDFTNVMRNGKIAMKFEDEHADTTLINARIASHDDDVMLVTNSGRAIRFPATDVRVFNSRASVGVRGIKLNGADRVVSMSIIRHFDATSEERTAYLKMRRAMAGIADDSETDEDEAPADPNFSNDRYVEMSAAENLILTITAQGAGKLSSSHDYPVRGRGGLGVTAMDKAMRGGDIVASFPVDMDDQIMLATSKGQSIRVPVDGISFRSRSAGGVKVFNTGKNEEVVSVAWIADQGDEDAGSDAE; this is translated from the coding sequence ATGATGCCAGAGCGCCCCCCGTATGACGGCCCCTCTGTCTCGATCGAAGACGAAATGCGCACGTCCTATCTGGACTACGCAATGTCGGTCATCGTCAGCCGCGCCATCCCCGATCTGCGCGACGGCCTAAAACCTGTGCACCGGCGCATCCTTTATGCAATGCACGAAACGGGCAATACGCACGACAAATCCTACCGCAAGTCCGCCCGCCCTGTCGGCGACGTGATGGGGAAATACCACCCCCACGGTGACAGCGCGATCTACGACGCCCTTGTCCGCATGGCGCAGGATTTTTCCATGTCCTTACCGCTACTTGACGGTCAGGGCAACTTTGGTTCCATGGACGGCGACAACCCCGCAGCCATGCGCTACACCGAAGTGCGGATGGACAAACCGGCGGCATTCGTCCTGGCGGACATCGACAAAGACACCGTTGATTTCCAAGACAATTACGACGGAAAGGACCGCGAACCGACCGTCCTTCCCGCGCGTTTCCCCAACATGCTTGTCAACGGCGCCGGCGGCATCGCCGTCGGCATGGCCACCAACATCCCGCCCCACAACCTGGGCGAAGTGGTCGACGCCTGCCTTGCCCTGATTGAGGACCCCGACCTGTCCTCCGAAGCGCTCATCGACTACGTCCCCGGCCCCGACTTCCCCACCGGTGGCATCATGCTCGGGCGCTCCGGCGCGCGGAAAGCCTATCTCGAGGGGCGCGGCAGCGTCATCGTGCGGTCCAAAACCCGGGTAGAGGAGATTAGGAAAGACCGCTACGCCATTGTTATCGATGAGATTCCCTATCAGGTGAACAAGGCCACGATGATCGAGCGCATCGCCGAAGCAGCGCGCGAAAAACGCATCGAGGGTATCTCTCACGTGCAGGATGAATCCGATCGTAACGGTGTGCGCGTCGTGGTCGAGCTTAAGCGCGATGCCACAGCAGAAGTTGTGTTGAACCAACTCTTTAGGTTCACACCGATGCAGACCTCATTCGGCTGCAACATGCTCGCCCTGAACGGCGGGCGGCCCGAACAACTCACGCTGCGCCGATTCCTGACCTCCTTCCTCGATTTCCGCGAAGAGGTTGTGATCCGCCGCACCGCATTCGATCTGCGCAAAGCCCGCGACCGTTCGCACATCTTGTGTGGCCTCGCCGTCGCAGTCTCGAATGTTGACGAAGTTGTCGCCACCATCCGGTCCTCCGCCGACGGTGCCGAAGCGCGTAAAAAGCTCATGGAACGCCGCTGGCCCGCCGCCGAGATCGAAGGCTACCTGCGCCTCATCGACGATCCACTGTCGAAGATGCACGACGATGGCACCTACAACCTGACCGAAGTCCAGGCGCGCGCGATCCTTGATCTGCGCCTGCAACGCCTGACCCAGATCGGGGTCAAAGAAGTCACCGACGAACTTGAAGAGCTGGCGGCAAGGATTAAGGAATACTTGGACATTCTCGGATCACGCGAACGGATCATGGGCATCATCTCGGACGAATTGACCGAGGTAAAAGACCAGTTTGCCGTGCCTCGCCGCACCGAAATCGTCGACTGGTCCGGCGATATGGAAGACGAGGACCTAATCGAGCGCGAAGACATGGTCGTGACGGTGACCTCAGGAGGCTACATCAAGCGCACCCCGCTCGCCGACTTCCGCAGCCAGAAACGCGGCGGCAAGGGTGTCAGCGGCATGCAGACCAAGGAAGAGGATGTGATCACCACCCTCTTCGTCGCCAACACGCACACCCAGCTTCTGTTCTTCACCACCGACGGCATGGTCTACAAGCTCAAGACCTGGCGTCTGCCGCAGGGCGGCCGCACCTCCAAGGGTAAGGCGATCATCAATATTCTACCTATCCCCCAAGGGGTTAGCATTGCCGCCATTATGCCCGTCGATCGGGATGAAAATGAATGGGACGACCTGCAAGTGGTCTTCGCCACCTCCGCAGGCACGGTACGCCGCAACAAGCTGAGCGACTTCACCAACGTCATGCGCAACGGCAAGATTGCGATGAAGTTCGAGGATGAGCACGCCGATACGACCCTGATCAACGCCCGCATCGCCTCGCACGACGACGACGTGATGCTGGTTACGAATTCCGGCCGCGCCATCCGCTTCCCTGCCACCGACGTGCGCGTGTTCAACAGCCGCGCCTCCGTCGGTGTCCGCGGGATCAAGCTGAATGGGGCCGACCGAGTCGTTTCAATGTCGATTATCCGCCACTTCGACGCCACCAGCGAAGAGCGCACAGCCTATCTGAAAATGCGCCGCGCCATGGCTGGCATAGCAGATGACAGCGAAACGGATGAAGACGAAGCACCCGCCGATCCAAATTTCTCAAACGACCGTTATGTGGAAATGTCCGCGGCTGAAAACCTGATCCTGACGATCACCGCGCAAGGCGCAGGGAAACTGAGCTCGTCACACGATTACCCTGTGCGCGGGCGCGGCGGTCTTGGCGTGACGGCCATGGACAAGGCGATGCGCGGCGGCGACATCGTGGCCTCCTTCCCCGTCGACATGGACGACCAGATCATGCTGGCCACATCCAAGGGGCAATCCATCCGCGTCCCCGTCGACGGCATCAGCTTCCGGTCGCGCAGTGCGGGCGGGGTCAAGGTGTTCAACACCGGCAAGAACGAAGAGGTCGTCAGCGTCGCTTGGATTGCAGATCAGGGTGACGAAGACGCTGGCAGCGACGCCGAATAA
- a CDS encoding carboxypeptidase M32 — protein MSAFDDLLAYDQTTQALGQVAGRLGWDQETMMPRGAAAQRGEEMAAMESVLHARRTDPKVGDWLAAIDAGALAAVDAAKLREIKRSYDRASKVPGDLAAQIARVTSNAQGKWAEAREADDYAAFAPVLAEVIALKREEGAALANGGDIYDAMLEDYEPGTTGADLEAMFGALRPALTELRAAILDKPAPAGVAGRFDEAAQLKLSTLLAETFGYDLTHGRIDKAVHPFSSGSGSDVRITTRTNPEDPFNCFYSTIHEVGHACYEQNIDDAYLLSPLGRGVSMGVHESQSRIYENQLGRSRAFTRWLYGQMRDAFGDFGIADEQAFYAAVNRVSNGYIRTEADEVQYNLHVLLRFDLERALMSGDLTVGDLEAAWNDRFEADFGYAVDKPSNGVLQDVHWSVGLFGYFPTYSLGNVYAGCLHEALRGAVPDLDAQLAQGDTSSATGWLQDNLQVHGSLYEPREVIEKASGRVPGPEPLLAYLTGKFSGIYGL, from the coding sequence ATGAGCGCCTTTGACGACCTTCTGGCCTATGACCAAACTACGCAAGCTCTGGGACAGGTGGCGGGACGACTGGGCTGGGATCAGGAGACGATGATGCCCCGCGGTGCTGCCGCGCAGCGTGGCGAAGAGATGGCCGCGATGGAAAGCGTTCTGCACGCCCGCCGGACGGATCCCAAGGTGGGCGACTGGTTGGCTGCGATTGATGCGGGGGCCCTCGCCGCTGTGGATGCGGCCAAGTTGCGGGAAATCAAGCGCAGCTACGACCGCGCATCAAAGGTGCCCGGCGATCTGGCCGCGCAGATCGCGCGCGTTACGTCCAACGCGCAAGGCAAATGGGCCGAGGCGCGGGAGGCGGACGACTACGCCGCCTTTGCCCCTGTACTGGCCGAGGTCATTGCGCTGAAGCGCGAGGAAGGCGCGGCGCTGGCCAATGGCGGCGACATCTATGACGCGATGCTGGAGGACTACGAGCCCGGCACGACCGGCGCCGACCTCGAGGCGATGTTTGGCGCATTGCGCCCTGCGTTGACGGAGTTGCGCGCCGCCATTCTGGACAAGCCCGCGCCTGCCGGCGTGGCCGGGCGTTTTGATGAAGCGGCGCAGCTGAAGCTCAGCACGCTTCTGGCCGAGACTTTTGGCTACGATCTCACACATGGTCGTATCGACAAGGCGGTCCACCCGTTTTCGTCCGGATCGGGCAGTGATGTGCGCATCACCACGCGCACCAACCCCGAAGATCCGTTCAACTGCTTTTACTCGACCATCCACGAGGTCGGTCACGCCTGTTATGAACAGAATATCGACGACGCTTATCTGCTGAGCCCGCTGGGCCGGGGCGTGTCGATGGGTGTGCACGAAAGCCAGAGCCGGATTTACGAGAACCAATTGGGGCGCAGCCGCGCCTTCACCAGATGGCTCTATGGTCAGATGCGCGATGCGTTTGGCGATTTCGGGATAGCGGATGAACAGGCGTTCTATGCCGCTGTCAATCGTGTGTCGAATGGCTACATCCGGACCGAGGCGGACGAGGTGCAGTACAACCTGCATGTGCTCTTGCGCTTTGATCTGGAGCGGGCGCTGATGTCCGGCGATCTGACTGTCGGCGATCTTGAGGCGGCGTGGAATGACCGGTTCGAGGCCGATTTCGGCTATGCAGTGGACAAGCCGTCGAACGGGGTTTTGCAGGACGTGCACTGGTCGGTCGGTCTGTTTGGGTACTTCCCGACCTATTCGCTGGGCAATGTCTATGCAGGGTGCTTGCACGAGGCATTGCGTGGGGCGGTGCCGGATCTGGATGCCCAACTGGCCCAAGGCGACACATCGTCTGCCACAGGGTGGCTGCAGGACAATTTGCAGGTGCATGGCAGCCTCTATGAGCCGCGCGAGGTGATCGAGAAGGCGAGCGGGCGTGTGCCCGGACCTGAACCTCTCTTGGCGTATTTGACGGGTAAGTTCAGCGGCATTTACGGGTTGTAG
- the ctaA gene encoding heme A synthase: MAKNRSIFEEVGTTEKQVVETGVIDKGRGGARGAIRVWLMMLFALVVVMIAVGGLTRLTDSGLSITEWRPFTGAIPPLNQADWEAEFALYQQIDEFRLQNQWMTMADFKVIYWWEWGHRQLGRVIGLVWAIGFFWFLIRRQIPTGWTPRLLGLGALGGLQGAIGWWMVASGVTQGEGMLDVASYRLATHLGLAFVILGFIAWYTYLLGRSERDLMQARRGKEAKLFSMSTGLMHFAFLQILIGALVAGIDAGRSYTDWPLMGGQVFPATAFVFEPWWRNFFESPGLVQFIHRVTGYLLAAFAVVVWWRGRASAHANTRFAFNAVFAAMSLQIVLGIVTVLYGAPWQIAILHQFLAVILWALILRARFLAAYPIATSIRGTS; encoded by the coding sequence ATGGCAAAAAACCGTAGTATTTTCGAAGAGGTCGGGACCACCGAAAAGCAAGTGGTCGAAACAGGTGTGATCGACAAGGGCAGGGGCGGTGCGCGCGGTGCCATCCGCGTGTGGCTTATGATGCTCTTTGCCCTGGTCGTCGTGATGATTGCAGTGGGCGGGCTGACGCGTCTAACGGACAGTGGGCTATCCATCACTGAATGGCGACCTTTCACCGGGGCGATCCCGCCGCTGAACCAGGCCGATTGGGAGGCCGAGTTCGCGCTGTACCAACAGATCGACGAGTTTCGCCTGCAAAATCAATGGATGACGATGGCCGATTTCAAGGTCATCTATTGGTGGGAATGGGGGCATCGGCAGTTGGGCCGGGTGATTGGTCTGGTCTGGGCCATTGGCTTCTTCTGGTTCCTGATCCGTCGTCAAATCCCTACGGGCTGGACGCCGCGCCTTTTGGGTCTTGGCGCATTGGGAGGTCTGCAAGGCGCCATCGGCTGGTGGATGGTCGCCAGTGGTGTGACACAGGGCGAGGGGATGCTGGACGTGGCCAGCTACCGCTTGGCCACGCATCTGGGCTTGGCCTTCGTCATTCTGGGCTTTATCGCGTGGTACACCTACCTTCTGGGCCGATCGGAGCGCGATCTGATGCAGGCGCGGCGCGGCAAGGAAGCCAAGCTGTTTTCCATGTCCACGGGCCTGATGCACTTTGCGTTTCTGCAAATCCTGATTGGTGCTCTGGTGGCGGGTATCGACGCTGGGCGCAGTTATACAGATTGGCCGTTGATGGGCGGGCAGGTGTTTCCGGCGACGGCCTTTGTGTTCGAGCCGTGGTGGCGGAACTTTTTTGAAAGCCCCGGTCTTGTGCAGTTCATCCACCGGGTGACGGGCTATCTGCTCGCTGCCTTTGCAGTGGTCGTCTGGTGGCGCGGCCGCGCGTCCGCCCATGCCAACACGCGTTTTGCGTTCAATGCCGTCTTTGCCGCCATGAGCCTGCAAATCGTGCTGGGGATCGTCACGGTTCTGTACGGCGCGCCGTGGCAAATCGCGATCCTGCACCAGTTTCTGGCCGTGATCCTTTGGGCGCTGATCCTGCGGGCGCGGTTCCTTGCGGCCTATCCCATTGCCACATCCATCCGGGGGACTTCGTGA
- a CDS encoding RNA methyltransferase, whose translation MTPTFVLTRPQMGENIGAAARAMLNFGVDRMRIVDPRDGWPNRAAVAMASGAGRVLDAATVHPDVAGSVSDCTYVYATTARMRDMTKEVLSPEAAMQDAARRIAEGQHVAVMFGPERAGLENEDLAQANALITVPVNPEFPSLNLAQCVLLVGYEWVRASAEIEHQVTEMAGTDWADGQEIEHLARHFEERLEGAGFFFPEHKAPSMKMNLRNFWSRMPLTRADVQTLHGMLRQMVRWASRQ comes from the coding sequence ATGACACCGACATTTGTGCTGACACGCCCGCAGATGGGCGAGAACATCGGGGCAGCAGCCCGGGCGATGCTGAATTTCGGCGTGGACCGGATGCGCATTGTGGACCCGCGCGATGGTTGGCCCAATCGGGCGGCTGTGGCCATGGCGAGTGGCGCAGGCCGGGTGCTGGATGCCGCCACCGTGCATCCGGATGTGGCGGGCAGTGTCAGTGACTGCACCTATGTCTACGCCACCACGGCCCGTATGCGCGACATGACCAAAGAGGTGCTGAGCCCCGAGGCCGCGATGCAGGACGCGGCCCGCCGCATTGCCGAAGGCCAACACGTGGCGGTGATGTTCGGTCCCGAGCGCGCGGGACTTGAGAATGAGGATCTGGCGCAGGCGAATGCGCTGATCACTGTTCCGGTGAACCCCGAGTTTCCCTCTCTGAACCTGGCCCAGTGCGTGTTGCTTGTGGGCTATGAATGGGTGCGTGCCAGCGCAGAGATCGAACACCAAGTCACCGAGATGGCGGGCACCGACTGGGCCGATGGGCAGGAGATTGAACACCTGGCGCGCCATTTCGAGGAACGGCTGGAGGGGGCCGGGTTCTTTTTCCCCGAACACAAGGCCCCCAGCATGAAGATGAACCTGCGAAATTTCTGGAGCCGGATGCCCCTGACCCGGGCCGATGTGCAGACCCTGCACGGCATGCTGCGTCAGATGGTCCGCTGGGCCAGCCGCCAGTGA
- a CDS encoding thiamine phosphate synthase, whose amino-acid sequence MSAPEQPQIYLLTPPVFELSVFPGQLNAVLEAHDVACIRLALATREEDRISRAADACREVAHAHDVALVLNDHVSLAERLGLDGVHLSDAAKSVRDARKALGPDAIVGSFCGTSRHDGMTAGEAGADYVSFGPLTGMAEEATAENALFAWWSEMIEVPIVAEGGLTLDTVKRLAPVTDFFGVGEEIWGDEDPAAALARLMDPIG is encoded by the coding sequence ATGAGTGCCCCCGAGCAGCCGCAGATCTACCTTCTCACCCCGCCCGTCTTTGAGTTGTCCGTATTCCCCGGACAGCTGAATGCCGTGCTCGAAGCGCATGATGTCGCCTGCATTCGCCTCGCCCTTGCCACGCGGGAAGAGGACCGCATTTCCCGCGCAGCCGACGCCTGCCGCGAGGTGGCCCACGCCCATGATGTCGCACTTGTCCTGAACGATCACGTCAGCCTTGCCGAGCGGCTGGGCCTCGATGGCGTGCACCTCAGCGACGCGGCCAAATCGGTGCGCGACGCACGCAAGGCGCTGGGGCCGGACGCGATCGTGGGCAGCTTTTGCGGCACGTCCCGCCATGACGGCATGACGGCAGGCGAAGCAGGGGCCGACTATGTCTCTTTCGGCCCACTCACAGGCATGGCCGAGGAGGCGACAGCCGAGAACGCCCTCTTTGCCTGGTGGTCAGAGATGATCGAAGTCCCCATCGTGGCCGAAGGTGGCCTGACCCTCGACACGGTCAAACGGCTCGCCCCCGTCACGGACTTCTTTGGCGTGGGCGAAGAGATCTGGGGCGATGAGGACCCCGCCGCCGCCCTCGCCCGCCTGATGGACCCAATCGGTTAA
- a CDS encoding HupE/UreJ family protein, with product MKTAFVLLSLKLRLWAVLSTLCCGMWASMSAAHEVVPTIADLTVADGTVQVALRVNVEAQLSGIDLDVVTDTNNAENAADYDVLRALGGAEVAARVPDLVEVLNTVPLVTAAGAAVPMAIDDVNVPEVSNPELARITDIVLTGSVPAGTDAVEVAWPAGAGDLILRQQGVEAPYTGLISGGDASGPIAVAGGDAASGWQTFGAYIPVGFDHILPKGLDHILFVLGLFFLSTRLAPLLWQVTAFTLAHTVTLALGALGIVTMPGSIVEPLIAASIVYVAIENIFARGLNKWRPMIIFGFGLLHGLGFASVLGEFGLPEGQFIPALIGFNVGVEIGQLTVIALAAIALWLGVRAARVSELDGQEETITDYNVMFRAWSMTGSLIIAVVAIYWVIERTLL from the coding sequence ATGAAGACTGCCTTTGTTCTACTGTCCTTGAAGCTGCGGCTTTGGGCGGTGTTGTCAACTCTTTGCTGTGGCATGTGGGCCAGCATGTCCGCCGCACACGAGGTTGTGCCGACGATTGCAGATCTGACCGTGGCAGACGGCACAGTGCAGGTCGCGTTGCGCGTGAATGTCGAGGCGCAGCTGTCCGGGATCGACTTGGATGTCGTGACCGATACGAACAATGCCGAGAACGCAGCTGACTATGATGTGTTGCGTGCGTTGGGCGGTGCTGAGGTTGCGGCGCGCGTTCCGGATCTTGTCGAGGTGTTGAACACTGTCCCGCTCGTGACGGCGGCCGGTGCGGCGGTGCCAATGGCCATCGACGACGTGAATGTTCCGGAGGTGTCCAATCCGGAACTTGCACGCATCACCGACATCGTGCTGACCGGATCTGTCCCCGCGGGGACAGATGCTGTCGAGGTGGCTTGGCCCGCTGGCGCTGGCGATTTGATCCTGCGGCAACAGGGGGTGGAGGCGCCCTATACCGGGCTGATTTCGGGCGGCGATGCGAGCGGACCGATTGCTGTTGCGGGCGGCGATGCTGCGTCCGGCTGGCAGACCTTTGGCGCGTATATCCCGGTTGGCTTTGACCACATCTTGCCGAAGGGGCTGGACCATATCCTGTTTGTGCTGGGTCTGTTTTTCCTGTCCACGCGGCTGGCGCCACTGTTGTGGCAGGTAACGGCCTTCACGCTTGCGCACACTGTCACGCTGGCGCTTGGCGCGCTTGGCATCGTCACCATGCCGGGCAGCATCGTGGAGCCGCTGATTGCTGCCTCTATTGTGTACGTCGCGATTGAAAACATCTTTGCGCGGGGGCTGAACAAGTGGCGGCCCATGATCATCTTCGGTTTTGGCCTGCTGCACGGGCTTGGTTTTGCATCCGTGCTGGGCGAGTTCGGCTTGCCGGAGGGGCAATTCATCCCTGCGCTTATCGGCTTTAATGTCGGGGTCGAGATTGGCCAGCTGACCGTCATCGCCCTGGCCGCCATCGCGCTGTGGCTGGGTGTGCGCGCAGCGCGTGTGTCCGAGCTCGACGGCCAGGAAGAGACCATCACCGACTACAACGTCATGTTCCGCGCCTGGTCGATGACCGGGTCGCTGATCATTGCGGTGGTGGCGATCTACTGGGTGATTGAACGGACGCTGCTTTAA
- a CDS encoding DUF4198 domain-containing protein: protein MFLTRLIASLWCAICAASATAHEFWIEPENFQLPPSAQIVARLKNGEEFEGVNLAYFERRIERFDVVVGDTIRPVQARMGDNPALDVPGPVGGLVVVVHETKPSLLTYRDWAKFQKFAKHKDFPDIADRHTANGFPEPPFKERYTRHAKALVAVGEGVGLDRALGLKTEFIALTNPYAPEFDGTMQVQLTLDGEIRTDAQVEVFDRAPNDSVTITLHRTDDTGIAAIPVTAGHDYLFDAVAIAPTTDGTTDAVWDTYWAALTFGVPE, encoded by the coding sequence ATGTTTCTCACCCGATTGATCGCATCGCTTTGGTGCGCCATCTGCGCCGCAAGCGCAACCGCCCATGAGTTCTGGATCGAACCCGAAAACTTTCAATTGCCCCCCTCGGCGCAAATTGTGGCGCGGCTGAAGAACGGCGAAGAATTTGAGGGCGTGAACCTCGCTTATTTCGAACGGCGGATTGAACGGTTTGATGTTGTGGTCGGCGACACCATACGCCCGGTTCAGGCGCGGATGGGCGATAACCCGGCCCTTGACGTGCCAGGGCCCGTGGGTGGGCTTGTCGTCGTGGTGCACGAAACCAAGCCATCACTTCTGACCTACCGGGATTGGGCGAAGTTCCAGAAATTCGCCAAGCACAAGGATTTCCCGGACATTGCGGACCGCCACACGGCCAACGGGTTCCCAGAACCGCCGTTCAAGGAACGCTACACACGCCACGCCAAGGCACTGGTCGCTGTCGGTGAAGGCGTCGGCCTCGACCGCGCGCTGGGTCTGAAGACCGAATTCATCGCGCTGACAAACCCCTATGCCCCGGAGTTCGATGGCACCATGCAGGTGCAACTCACTCTGGACGGTGAGATCCGGACAGACGCGCAAGTGGAAGTCTTCGACCGCGCACCCAATGACAGCGTCACCATCACCCTGCACCGCACCGACGACACTGGCATTGCAGCAATCCCTGTGACAGCCGGACATGACTACCTGTTCGACGCAGTCGCCATTGCGCCCACAACGGATGGCACGACCGACGCCGTGTGGGACACCTATTGGGCCGCGCTCACCTTTGGCGTGCCGGAGTAA
- a CDS encoding PfkB family carbohydrate kinase, whose translation MTQTPDILCIGSVLWDVIGRAPLAMRQGSDVPGRITRLPGGVAMNIAMTLARFGLTPALLTAIGRDAEGDELVAACTARGMITDTVYRSEDLPTDQYMAVEGANGLIAAIADAHSLESAGAKILRPLTNGTIATPEAPYGGLAALDGNLTLDLLNKIATSPVLSHADLRVAPASPGKAERLGPFLNHSRGTLYVNLEEAGLLCQRGFDNSVEAADGLLARGAARVLVTDGGKTATEGSADGLVSETPPQVLVTRITGAGDTFMAAHIAAEVRGANRSDALHAALEAAAIYVSGKTPT comes from the coding sequence ATGACGCAAACGCCTGACATTCTGTGCATCGGATCGGTCCTGTGGGACGTGATTGGGCGCGCGCCACTGGCGATGCGACAGGGATCTGACGTGCCGGGGCGGATCACGCGGCTGCCCGGCGGTGTCGCCATGAACATTGCCATGACGCTCGCGCGCTTCGGTCTAACGCCTGCGCTGCTCACGGCCATTGGCCGCGATGCCGAAGGGGACGAATTGGTCGCCGCCTGCACCGCGCGGGGCATGATCACCGACACTGTCTACCGCTCTGAGGACTTGCCAACGGACCAGTACATGGCCGTCGAGGGCGCGAACGGCTTGATCGCCGCCATTGCCGACGCCCATTCATTGGAAAGCGCGGGCGCCAAGATCCTGCGCCCTTTGACAAACGGCACAATCGCCACGCCGGAGGCGCCCTATGGCGGGCTGGCTGCGCTGGATGGGAACCTGACGCTCGATCTGCTGAACAAGATCGCCACCAGCCCTGTTCTTTCGCATGCGGATCTGCGCGTGGCGCCTGCCTCGCCAGGCAAGGCGGAACGGCTTGGTCCGTTTCTCAACCACAGCCGCGGCACGCTTTACGTGAACCTCGAAGAGGCCGGGCTGCTGTGCCAGCGCGGCTTTGACAACTCAGTCGAGGCCGCTGACGGTCTGCTCGCACGCGGGGCGGCGCGGGTGCTGGTGACGGATGGCGGCAAGACCGCGACCGAAGGGTCGGCGGACGGGCTGGTCAGCGAAACGCCCCCGCAGGTCCTTGTCACCCGCATCACCGGTGCGGGCGACACGTTCATGGCCGCACATATTGCGGCCGAGGTGCGCGGAGCCAACCGCTCTGACGCCCTGCACGCCGCACTTGAGGCGGCCGCCATCTACGTTTCAGGAAAGACGCCCACATGA